A genomic segment from Orientia tsutsugamushi str. Boryong encodes:
- a CDS encoding IS5-like element ISOt6 family transposase (programmed frameshift), whose amino-acid sequence MKLDQIKELKDEKFRRLTGVRKGTFSKMVDILRKADGVKKSKGGRKNKLNLEEQLLMALEYLREYRTYFHIGQNYGISESSAYKAVKWVEDTLVKHPNFALPGRKALMNSDMNYEVVLIDATESPIERPKKKQKFYYSGKKKRHTLKTQIVVDKKTYQVICTDFSNGKKHDFRLFKESKILIHPKIKAITDTGYQGIQKIHNNSALPKKKSKKNPLTKNDKKNNRRLAGKRVVNENVIAMLKRFKIIADKYRNRRKRFGLRFNLISGIYNFELP is encoded by the exons ATGAAATTAGATCAGATTAAAGAGTTAAAGGATGAAAAATTTCGTCGATTAACAGGAGTAAGGAAGGGAACATTCTCAAAGATGGTGGATATTTTGAGGAAAGCTGATGGTGTTAAGAAATCAAAAGGAGGGCGTAAAAATAAGCTCAATTTGGAGGAACAGTTATTGATGGCCTTAGAATACCTTAGAGAATACCGTACTTATTTTCATATAGGTCAGAACTATGGGATTAGTGAAAGTTCAGCATATAAAGCTGTAAAATGGGTAGAAGACACCTTAGTTAAACACCCAAACTTTGCTCTTCCAGGTCGTAAAGCTCTAATGAATAGCGATATGAATTATGAAGTAGTCTTGATTGATGCTACTGAGAGTCCAATAGAAAGACCCA AAAAAAAACAAAAATTCTATTATTCAGGAAAGAAGAAAAGGCATACACTAAAGACTCAAATAGTGGTAGACAAGAAAACATACCAAGTAATATGTACAGATTTTTCTAACGGTAAAAAACATGACTTTAGATTATTTAAGGAATCCAAAATTCTTATCCATCCTAAGATTAAAGCGATTACTGATACAGGATATCAAGGTATACAAAAAATTCACAATAATTCTGCATTACCAAAGAAAAAAAGCAAGAAAAATCCTTTAACTAAAAATGATAAAAAGAATAATCGTAGGTTAGCAGGAAAAAGAGTTGTCAATGAAAACGTTATTGCTATGCTAAAACGGTTCAAAATTATTGCTGACAAATATCGAAATAGACGTAAAAGATTCGGTCTTAGATTTAATTTGATCTCTGGCATTTATAATTTTGAACTACCTTAA
- a CDS encoding thioredoxin domain-containing protein, translating to MKYLHRNFYILAAICLIAVYHVFSKSDNLVERNISSTNDINQHDNSQQIGNNNVQLATTSEDQDNNINEDNNISTNNSKETINSVLKINKYDIVLGNKDSNIKIFEYFSYACYHCARYHEKIFPTIKHKFIDTNKIAYITREFITSKQDLDGAMLSRCGGTLMWNKFHTTLLEQQDKWVFNKNYMNWLKDIGKIGGITADQFLNCFKDEILAQQLMLNTVNISKFEIFDGTPCIIAVINDEHIIRIENVITEISDIVEKAANSKDKKNDITEAQEK from the coding sequence ATGAAATACTTACACAGAAATTTCTATATATTAGCTGCAATCTGTTTAATAGCTGTATATCATGTATTTAGCAAGTCTGACAATTTAGTAGAACGTAATATAAGTTCTACTAATGATATTAATCAGCATGATAACTCTCAACAAATAGGCAATAATAATGTCCAACTTGCTACTACTTCTGAAGATCAAGACAACAATATTAATGAAGATAATAATATTTCTACTAATAATTCGAAAGAAACCATTAATTCAGTATTAAAAATCAATAAGTATGATATTGTACTAGGAAATAAAGACTCTAATATTAAGATTTTTGAATATTTTTCATATGCTTGTTATCATTGTGCTCGCTACCATGAAAAGATTTTTCCTACAATTAAGCATAAATTTATAGATACCAATAAAATAGCTTACATTACACGTGAGTTTATAACTTCAAAACAAGATTTAGATGGAGCAATGCTATCTAGATGTGGTGGGACATTAATGTGGAATAAGTTTCATACTACATTATTAGAGCAGCAAGATAAATGGGTGTTTAACAAAAATTACATGAATTGGCTGAAGGATATAGGAAAAATTGGAGGTATTACCGCAGATCAGTTTCTTAATTGTTTTAAAGATGAAATATTAGCTCAGCAGCTAATGCTTAATACTGTAAATATTAGTAAGTTTGAAATATTTGATGGAACTCCATGTATTATTGCTGTTATTAATGATGAACATATAATTAGAATAGAAAACGTTATTACAGAAATTTCAGACATAGTTGAAAAAGCAGCTAATTCTAAAGATAAGAAAAATGATATTACAGAAGCTCAAGAAAAGTAA
- a CDS encoding IS630 transposase-related protein: protein MTYSIDFRKKVLNIKEREKISFEKVSKRFWIGKNTVFVWSKNILPLKNRNRAPTKISIDKLKEDVSQYSDAYQYERAERLGVSKSGIQKALKRLNITYKKSYKTFEGKKEERLKFQNKIKRYKNIGKVVIFTDESSFVPSALLELTYMQQDT from the coding sequence ATGACATATTCTATAGATTTTCGGAAAAAAGTGCTGAACATAAAGGAAAGAGAGAAAATTAGTTTTGAAAAAGTATCAAAACGTTTTTGGATAGGAAAAAATACAGTATTTGTATGGAGTAAAAACATATTGCCGTTAAAAAACAGAAACAGAGCTCCAACAAAAATCTCTATTGATAAACTAAAAGAAGATGTATCACAATATAGTGATGCATATCAATATGAAAGGGCTGAACGGCTAGGAGTAAGTAAGTCAGGTATACAAAAAGCATTAAAGAGATTAAATATTACATATAAAAAAAGCTATAAAACATTCGAAGGAAAAAAAGAAGAAAGATTAAAATTTCAGAATAAGATAAAAAGGTACAAAAACATAGGAAAAGTTGTCATCTTTACAGATGAGAGCAGTTTTGTTCCTAGTGCACTTCTAGAACTTACGTATATGCAGCAAGATACATGA
- the secF gene encoding protein translocase subunit SecF, producing the protein MPALSLELILSKINIDFIRLRKLNYVVSILLIIFSIASLLIFKLNLSTSFIGGINLEVKISPLQQLSSIRSALNNADLGKLSIHNFGAEDVFSIKIANKSQDNNNIGLITNKVKSILETQLNCKVTLRKTSFIGPQVSRYLVKSSIKALALALVGIAIYVWIRFKWQFGVGILVAIMHDAILSMGFMSISGLEFDLSSVAALLTVIGYSVNDSVIIYDRIRENMNKNNISSKPIEDIINISIRATLSRTILTVFTTLLANLALILFGGAAIKSFSILVFIGIIVGTYSSIFVSAPILMLFNIQHQKKL; encoded by the coding sequence ATGCCTGCTTTATCACTCGAACTAATACTTAGTAAGATAAACATTGACTTTATTAGACTAAGAAAGCTAAATTATGTAGTTTCAATTCTACTAATTATATTTAGTATAGCTAGTCTATTAATTTTTAAGCTTAACCTTAGCACTAGCTTTATTGGTGGAATAAATTTAGAGGTTAAAATATCTCCTCTACAGCAACTAAGCTCAATTCGATCAGCTTTAAATAATGCAGATCTTGGTAAATTATCTATACATAATTTTGGAGCTGAAGATGTTTTCTCAATTAAAATAGCAAACAAATCTCAAGATAATAATAATATTGGCTTAATAACTAACAAAGTAAAAAGCATTCTAGAAACACAACTCAATTGTAAAGTTACGTTAAGAAAAACTAGTTTTATTGGACCACAGGTAAGTAGATATTTAGTTAAGTCTAGTATTAAAGCTTTAGCTCTAGCTCTTGTTGGAATCGCTATATATGTATGGATTCGTTTTAAATGGCAATTTGGTGTAGGTATATTAGTTGCAATTATGCATGATGCTATATTGTCTATGGGATTTATGAGTATTAGTGGCCTTGAATTTGATTTAAGTAGTGTAGCAGCTTTACTGACAGTTATTGGTTATTCAGTAAATGATTCAGTTATTATATATGATCGTATTAGGGAAAATATGAATAAAAACAATATTTCTAGTAAACCTATTGAAGACATAATCAATATCAGTATTAGAGCAACATTATCAAGAACTATATTAACTGTATTTACAACTTTGTTAGCAAACTTAGCACTAATATTATTTGGCGGAGCTGCTATTAAAAGTTTCAGTATTCTTGTATTTATTGGTATTATAGTGGGAACTTACTCATCAATATTTGTTTCAGCACCAATACTAATGCTGTTTAATATTCAACATCAAAAAAAGCTGTAG
- the mutS gene encoding DNA mismatch repair protein MutS — MLTKEDFRNKYQYHQATPMLQQYLDIKFTHQCCILLFRVGDFYELFFDDAIVVSKLLGLILAKKGKHAGQDLPMCGIPYHALESYLPRLVEQEHKVALCEQLESPEEAKKRNGYKAVVKREVVRIITSGTITEESLIKANVPNYLAAIVIHKDIASIGYCDVSTAEFIVIDVAIHNLTSELSRINPKEIILSESLQHNSGLLALFDNYKQKIVYQVESYFSFNKAQRVIQNYYEIITIDSIGSLNSTQVSAVGAILEYLSIMQKHSKSKLPFPQIVSYENFMLIDASARKNLELTSTLSGNFKGSLLSIIDATVTNQGGRLLHKFLSTPLAEVNLINSRLQITDFFYQNLQLVENLRQLVKLVPDIERALSRILIAKALPKDLESIKISLKIALSIKKELNKVLEEGNTPKYLEEIYNPLFGDNELYELLDSALLDDLSNSANDCGFIKSSYSTKLEELRNLIHNSSNFIEQLKLQYRQETCIETLKICHNNVWGMFIEVSSKNAHKITDSKFVHKQTTTTAVRFTTTELQTLEAKMLNAKTMAAALEQEILAELCKAISLKSEKLSHLAKSISLIDVFCNFAYISHEYNYCRPEITSDLAFNIVDGRHAVIEKLITKKHESFISNDCNLQNDQRIWLITGPNMAGKSTFLRQNAIIVILAQIGCYVPAQSAQIGVVDKLFSRIGAADDLASGQSTFMVEMVETSVILAQSTFMSLVILDEIGRGTSTYDGISIAWSCLEYIHSNIRCRCLFATHYHELVDLASKLLSLKNFTVKIHDSNDKLSFLYKIIEGAANKSYGIHVAELAGLPRIVLNRAKEILLELEHNKVNINQSNNNITKSIDIAVPPYPVKTIEIIKQLNPDQLTPKEALSIIYKIKNTILLEEDEKMI, encoded by the coding sequence ATGCTTACTAAAGAAGATTTTAGAAATAAGTATCAATATCATCAGGCAACACCAATGTTGCAGCAATATCTTGATATAAAATTTACACATCAATGCTGTATTCTCTTATTTCGTGTAGGAGACTTTTACGAATTGTTTTTTGATGATGCTATTGTTGTGAGTAAGTTACTAGGTCTTATTTTAGCTAAAAAAGGCAAACATGCTGGTCAAGATTTACCAATGTGCGGAATACCATATCATGCCTTAGAGTCTTATTTACCAAGATTAGTTGAACAAGAGCATAAAGTAGCATTATGTGAGCAGTTAGAATCGCCAGAAGAAGCTAAAAAAAGAAATGGATATAAAGCTGTAGTAAAAAGAGAAGTCGTAAGAATTATCACTTCTGGTACTATAACTGAAGAAAGTTTAATTAAAGCTAACGTTCCTAATTATTTAGCAGCAATTGTTATTCATAAAGATATAGCATCTATAGGATATTGTGATGTTAGCACTGCAGAATTTATAGTTATCGATGTTGCAATACATAATTTAACCAGTGAATTATCAAGAATAAATCCTAAAGAAATAATTTTATCAGAATCTTTACAGCATAATTCAGGTTTATTGGCTTTATTTGATAACTATAAGCAAAAAATAGTATACCAAGTAGAAAGTTATTTTTCATTTAATAAAGCTCAAAGAGTTATTCAAAATTATTACGAAATTATTACAATTGATTCTATTGGTAGTCTTAATAGTACTCAAGTATCAGCAGTAGGAGCTATTCTTGAGTATCTTAGCATTATGCAAAAGCATAGTAAATCTAAGTTACCGTTTCCACAGATAGTAAGTTATGAAAACTTCATGTTAATTGATGCTTCAGCAAGAAAAAATTTAGAGCTAACATCTACTTTAAGCGGAAATTTTAAAGGTAGTTTATTATCAATAATTGATGCTACAGTAACAAATCAAGGTGGTAGGTTATTACATAAGTTTTTGTCAACGCCTTTAGCAGAAGTTAACTTGATTAACTCAAGATTACAAATAACGGATTTCTTTTACCAAAATTTACAGTTAGTTGAAAATTTAAGACAACTTGTTAAGTTGGTACCAGATATAGAACGAGCACTAAGCAGAATATTAATAGCAAAAGCACTACCTAAAGACTTGGAATCTATAAAAATATCTTTAAAGATAGCATTAAGCATTAAAAAAGAGTTAAATAAAGTTTTAGAAGAAGGAAATACCCCTAAATACCTAGAGGAAATTTATAATCCATTATTCGGAGATAATGAATTATATGAGCTACTAGACTCAGCTTTGTTAGATGATTTATCCAATAGTGCTAATGATTGTGGATTTATTAAAAGTAGTTATAGCACTAAGTTGGAAGAATTACGAAATTTAATTCACAACAGTTCTAACTTTATTGAACAATTAAAGTTACAATATCGTCAAGAAACATGCATTGAGACATTAAAAATCTGTCATAATAATGTTTGGGGAATGTTTATTGAGGTTAGTAGTAAGAATGCTCATAAAATTACTGATTCAAAATTTGTACATAAGCAAACTACTACTACTGCTGTTCGATTTACCACTACTGAATTACAGACTTTAGAAGCTAAAATGCTAAATGCTAAGACAATGGCAGCAGCTCTTGAACAAGAGATTTTAGCTGAGCTATGTAAAGCTATATCTTTAAAGTCTGAAAAATTAAGTCACTTAGCAAAAAGTATTAGTTTAATAGATGTATTTTGTAATTTTGCTTATATATCACATGAATATAATTACTGCAGACCAGAGATAACAAGTGATTTAGCCTTCAATATTGTTGATGGCAGACATGCTGTAATTGAAAAATTAATAACAAAAAAGCATGAAAGTTTTATTAGTAATGACTGTAATTTACAAAACGATCAACGAATATGGTTAATTACTGGTCCAAATATGGCAGGTAAAAGCACATTTTTGCGACAGAATGCAATAATTGTAATACTTGCTCAGATAGGTTGCTATGTTCCAGCTCAATCTGCTCAAATTGGTGTGGTTGATAAGTTATTTAGTCGTATTGGAGCAGCAGATGATCTTGCTAGTGGACAGTCTACTTTTATGGTTGAAATGGTGGAAACATCTGTGATTCTAGCTCAATCCACATTTATGTCGCTTGTAATATTAGATGAAATTGGTCGAGGTACTTCTACTTATGACGGCATTTCAATTGCATGGTCTTGTCTTGAATATATTCATTCTAACATTCGCTGTCGATGTTTGTTTGCGACTCACTACCATGAATTAGTAGATCTTGCATCAAAATTACTGTCATTAAAAAATTTTACTGTTAAAATTCATGACTCAAATGATAAATTATCATTTTTATACAAGATTATTGAAGGAGCAGCAAATAAATCTTACGGAATACATGTTGCAGAACTTGCTGGCTTACCTAGGATAGTACTTAATAGAGCTAAGGAAATATTACTAGAGCTTGAACACAATAAAGTAAATATCAATCAATCTAACAACAACATTACAAAAAGTATAGATATAGCTGTACCACCTTATCCTGTTAAAACAATAGAAATTATAAAACAACTTAATCCTGACCAACTAACCCCTAAAGAAGCCTTAAGTATAATTTATAAAATTAAAAACACAATCTTATTAGAAGAAGATGAAAAAATGATATGA
- a CDS encoding Npt1/Npt2 family nucleotide transporter — translation MFYIQSNLGLSYLQKLRNSKLRQILWPIRSPELMKFILMALLMFAVLLNQNVVRAIKNTIVTTQIGAESISFIKFWGEMPIGFLFIIFYSKLCNVVTAEKVFRIIVLSFLLFFASYSFIILPNHTLFYPNPETVELYILQFPHFKWFIKMWGHWGDVLFYIIGELWPIVVFSLLYWQLANKITTTEEAGHFYPFLTLFGQSNLLISGNIVVYFSRENHILTKWFGSELSKDELSIKSLMIIVILSTIIILLLHRLIETYIIHSLKNNSIRSSSNEYSKMNFKESIKVILSSSYLWRICCMIISYSIVINIIEGVWMSKTQELYSTTEQFMAYQGTTLIYTGISSIICSFLSCSIICYLGWYWGAVITPVIILVIGTCFFSSIAFENYLVSIIKDGMSTLYIIVLIGTIQNVLAKGVKYSVFDATKEMAYIPLNDEMKTKGKAAVEVAGAKIGKAVSSIMQFAIFSIMPSIKYDDIIIFLTIFFIIVCIIWILNVKFLYKDYILLVANNKK, via the coding sequence ATGTTTTATATACAATCAAATTTAGGACTATCTTATCTTCAAAAGCTACGTAATAGCAAATTACGACAAATATTATGGCCAATTAGGTCGCCAGAACTAATGAAATTCATTTTAATGGCTTTATTAATGTTTGCTGTTCTATTAAATCAAAATGTTGTTAGAGCTATTAAAAATACTATTGTAACAACTCAAATTGGAGCAGAGTCAATTAGTTTCATAAAGTTTTGGGGAGAAATGCCAATTGGATTTCTGTTTATCATTTTTTACTCAAAATTATGCAATGTAGTTACAGCTGAAAAAGTGTTTAGAATTATAGTTCTATCTTTTTTACTATTCTTTGCATCTTATAGTTTTATCATTTTGCCAAATCATACTTTATTTTATCCAAATCCTGAAACTGTTGAACTATATATATTACAATTTCCTCACTTTAAATGGTTTATAAAAATGTGGGGACATTGGGGCGATGTATTATTTTACATCATAGGTGAGTTATGGCCAATTGTAGTTTTTTCATTACTTTATTGGCAGTTAGCTAATAAAATTACTACTACTGAAGAGGCTGGTCATTTTTATCCATTCCTTACTTTATTTGGGCAATCTAATTTACTTATATCTGGTAATATAGTGGTATATTTTTCTAGGGAAAATCATATTTTAACAAAATGGTTTGGTAGCGAGCTAAGTAAAGATGAATTATCGATAAAATCATTAATGATAATTGTTATTCTATCAACAATTATCATATTGTTATTACATCGTTTGATAGAAACTTACATAATACACTCACTCAAAAATAATAGTATACGCTCAAGCAGTAATGAATACTCCAAAATGAATTTTAAAGAAAGCATAAAAGTAATTCTATCATCGAGCTATTTGTGGCGAATTTGTTGTATGATTATCTCTTATAGTATTGTAATAAATATTATAGAAGGAGTATGGATGTCTAAGACTCAAGAGTTATATTCTACTACCGAGCAATTTATGGCATATCAAGGTACAACTCTTATTTATACAGGAATAAGTTCAATAATATGTTCATTCTTAAGTTGTAGTATAATCTGTTATTTAGGATGGTACTGGGGAGCAGTTATTACACCAGTAATAATTTTAGTTATTGGTACATGTTTTTTTAGCAGTATTGCATTTGAAAATTATCTTGTATCAATAATAAAAGATGGTATGTCTACATTATATATTATTGTATTAATTGGAACTATACAAAATGTTTTAGCTAAAGGAGTAAAATACTCAGTATTTGATGCTACAAAGGAAATGGCTTATATTCCTCTTAATGATGAAATGAAAACTAAAGGCAAAGCAGCAGTTGAAGTTGCTGGAGCTAAAATAGGTAAAGCAGTTAGTAGCATTATGCAGTTTGCAATTTTTTCAATTATGCCATCTATAAAATATGATGATATTATTATATTCTTAACTATATTCTTTATTATTGTATGTATAATTTGGATATTAAATGTAAAATTCTTATATAAAGATTATATTTTACTAGTAGCTAATAATAAAAAATAA
- the rsmI gene encoding 16S rRNA (cytidine(1402)-2'-O)-methyltransferase → MPYKPGLYIVSTPIGNFKDITLRALEVLQCSSYILCEDTRKSKKLLAEYNISKKMILYNDYSTLKTREYIKHLITNKEVVSIISDAGTPLISDPGYKLVKFLQENDCYVDIIPGACSVIAALTISGMSTDKFIFLGFLPKTTTAKEKLLKTLYNSNLTIIMLETAKRLLSSLSSILKILGDIEICVARELTKIHQEVKRMKANAMIQYYQNNIAKGEIVLLISQQSITKSDIEQVTCSIEDRIFKLINQNSTTKDIVNLIYNTSNKLYNKSDLYKMVTKIKNNLQ, encoded by the coding sequence ATGCCCTATAAACCTGGATTATATATTGTTTCTACTCCTATTGGTAACTTTAAAGATATTACACTTAGAGCGCTAGAAGTATTGCAATGTTCGAGCTATATATTATGCGAAGATACTAGAAAATCAAAAAAACTACTAGCAGAATATAATATTAGCAAGAAAATGATATTATATAATGACTATAGCACACTTAAAACTAGAGAATATATAAAGCATCTTATTACTAATAAGGAAGTAGTTAGCATAATTTCTGATGCAGGTACACCTTTAATATCAGATCCTGGTTATAAACTTGTAAAGTTTCTTCAGGAGAATGATTGCTATGTTGATATAATTCCTGGAGCTTGTTCTGTTATTGCTGCATTAACAATTTCAGGTATGTCAACAGATAAATTTATATTTTTAGGATTTTTGCCTAAAACTACTACTGCTAAAGAGAAGCTTCTAAAAACTCTATATAACTCTAACTTAACCATTATCATGCTTGAAACCGCTAAGCGATTACTTTCATCTCTTAGCAGCATATTAAAAATTTTAGGTGACATTGAAATCTGTGTTGCACGCGAGTTAACAAAAATTCATCAAGAAGTAAAAAGAATGAAAGCTAATGCAATGATTCAATATTATCAGAATAATATAGCAAAAGGAGAAATAGTATTACTAATTTCTCAGCAATCTATAACAAAATCTGATATTGAGCAAGTAACATGTTCAATAGAAGACAGAATATTTAAACTTATCAATCAGAATTCTACAACAAAAGACATTGTAAATTTAATTTATAATACTAGCAACAAACTTTATAATAAATCTGATTTATACAAGATGGTAACTAAAATAAAGAACAATTTACAGTAA
- the serS gene encoding serine--tRNA ligase, with the protein MLDIKWIRANPDKLDESLSKRGIDSVSKSIIHIDSEKRTLISLIQKLQHERKEKSNSVAHIYDKSSTDFEEIQNDVKLINQKITELETSLLHHEKRLSEIMDNLPNLVADDVPYGTNSDMNKVLKECGTIQNIKFPKHHYEIGKNLGMIDFNTATKMSGSRFVILKHDLAKLERALINFMIDVHTTEFNFFEVSPPCLVKDHAMYNVGQLPKFADASFETTTGYRLIPTAEVPLTNIFANTTLLEEKLPIRLVAFTPCFRSEVGSAGKDVKGMLRMHQFGKVELFTIATPEESNREFEYLTTAAETILKKLCLPYRVVLLCSGDIGFAAHKTYDLEVWLPAQNCYREISSCSHFSSFQARRSLSKYRELCSKKVNFLHTINGSGLAVGRTIIAILENYQNPDGSVTIPEKLRNYMGGQKLITPLTETVF; encoded by the coding sequence ATGCTGGACATAAAATGGATTAGAGCAAACCCAGATAAACTTGATGAATCACTAAGCAAACGAGGAATTGATTCAGTATCTAAATCAATAATACATATTGATTCAGAAAAAAGAACATTAATATCTCTAATTCAGAAATTACAGCATGAAAGAAAAGAAAAATCTAACAGTGTAGCACATATTTATGACAAATCAAGTACTGATTTTGAAGAAATACAAAACGATGTTAAGCTGATCAATCAAAAGATAACTGAATTAGAAACTTCATTATTGCATCATGAAAAAAGGTTATCTGAGATTATGGATAACCTTCCTAATTTAGTAGCTGATGATGTACCCTATGGTACCAATAGTGATATGAATAAAGTGCTTAAAGAATGTGGCACAATTCAAAATATCAAATTCCCTAAACATCATTATGAAATTGGAAAAAATTTAGGAATGATCGATTTTAATACAGCTACTAAGATGTCAGGCAGTAGGTTTGTAATTTTAAAACATGATCTTGCGAAACTTGAAAGAGCTTTAATCAATTTTATGATTGATGTACATACTACTGAGTTTAATTTTTTTGAAGTTTCTCCGCCATGCTTAGTTAAGGACCATGCTATGTATAATGTTGGCCAACTACCTAAATTTGCTGATGCATCATTTGAGACTACAACTGGATATAGATTGATACCTACTGCAGAAGTGCCATTAACGAATATTTTTGCTAATACTACTTTATTAGAAGAAAAATTACCAATAAGATTGGTAGCGTTTACTCCTTGCTTTAGATCAGAAGTAGGAAGCGCTGGCAAAGACGTTAAAGGTATGTTGCGAATGCATCAATTTGGTAAAGTAGAACTTTTTACTATCGCTACACCTGAAGAATCAAATAGAGAATTTGAGTATCTTACTACTGCTGCTGAAACAATTCTAAAAAAATTATGTTTACCATATAGAGTAGTGTTATTATGTAGCGGGGATATAGGATTTGCAGCTCATAAAACATATGATCTTGAAGTGTGGTTACCAGCACAAAATTGTTATAGAGAAATTTCAAGCTGTTCACATTTTAGTTCTTTTCAAGCTAGAAGATCACTAAGTAAATATAGAGAACTTTGCTCTAAAAAAGTTAATTTTCTACATACAATCAATGGATCTGGACTTGCTGTTGGCAGAACTATAATTGCTATTCTAGAAAATTATCAAAATCCAGATGGATCAGTTACCATTCCTGAAAAGCTTAGGAATTACATGGGAGGGCAGAAACTGATTACACCTTTAACAGAAACAGTATTTTGA
- the tatC gene encoding twin-arginine translocase subunit TatC produces MQTMNSKTYTLGEHLAELKVRILKVLICFFLACGISYYYSKNIYHFLTIPLKNILPDQNHRIIYTGLAEGFFTYLQLSFYTGFLIIIPILSAQIYLFIAPGLYKSEKIYFKILMFMSPILFYIGNLFVFYFVIPNACHFFLGFESLKENELPIVLEARMSEYLTLLIQFSLAFGISFELPLILITLNVLNIISISTLIQKRRIAIVLNFIIAAILTPPDILSQFALATPLILLYEASIIICKILKLRTNAGHKMD; encoded by the coding sequence ATGCAAACTATGAACTCTAAAACTTATACACTTGGTGAACATTTAGCTGAACTTAAGGTTAGAATACTAAAAGTACTAATTTGTTTTTTTTTAGCTTGTGGAATAAGTTACTACTATAGCAAAAATATATATCATTTTTTGACTATTCCACTCAAAAATATCTTACCAGATCAGAATCATAGAATAATATATACTGGTTTAGCAGAGGGTTTTTTTACTTATTTGCAGTTGTCATTTTACACAGGATTTCTAATTATTATTCCAATATTATCAGCACAAATTTATTTGTTTATTGCGCCAGGATTGTATAAATCTGAAAAAATCTATTTTAAAATTTTAATGTTTATGTCGCCAATATTATTTTATATTGGAAACTTATTTGTCTTTTATTTTGTTATACCTAATGCGTGTCATTTTTTTTTAGGATTTGAGTCGCTAAAAGAAAATGAACTTCCAATAGTTTTAGAAGCAAGAATGAGTGAATATTTAACTTTATTAATTCAATTTAGTCTAGCATTTGGAATTTCTTTTGAATTACCATTAATACTAATAACATTAAATGTATTGAATATTATTTCAATATCTACATTAATACAAAAACGAAGAATAGCTATAGTATTAAACTTTATAATAGCTGCTATATTAACTCCACCAGATATTCTCAGTCAGTTTGCTCTTGCAACTCCATTGATTTTGTTATATGAGGCTTCTATAATAATATGTAAAATTTTAAAATTGAGGACAAATGCTGGACATAAAATGGATTAG